A single genomic interval of Mangifera indica cultivar Alphonso chromosome 5, CATAS_Mindica_2.1, whole genome shotgun sequence harbors:
- the LOC123217705 gene encoding uncharacterized protein LOC123217705 isoform X3 gives MGAMDPPGAQEKVLEIAASLGLSVRVAVAHEVSVKGLDSGPSTGKSYIMEGGISTYLGAVPIVECLEKYQPNVIITSRVADAALFLAPMVYELGWNWNDFDQLAQGSLAGHLLECGCQLTGGYFMHPGDKFRDMSFQHLLDLSLPYAEVSCEGEVCVAKAEGSGGVLNFRTCAQQLLYEIGDPGAYVTPDVVIDFRDVYFQSLSSHKVLCAGAKPSPRPVPEKLVQLVPKDCGWKGWGEISYGGQECVKRAKAAEYLVRSWMEEVFPGSNQRILSYIIGLDSLKAACTDNDPLLLRASQDIRLRMDGLFELKDQAVEFAQEFTALYTNGPAGGGGISTGHKKEIILEKHLVERTHVFWQTGLKCTDLADSNAHKSALAENLSKTHALLEALLTTKASRDLCVDHWSREVDAFPAPSGQKIPLYSVCHSRVGDKGNELNFSIIPHFPPDVERLKLIITPQWVKKVVSTLLNPSSFPDSVAIKKRDQWVSEHVQVEIYEVKGIHSLNVVVRNILDGGVNCSRRIDRHGKTISDLILCQQVVLP, from the exons ATGGGTGCAA TGGATCCACCTGGCGCGCAAGAGAAGGTTCTAGAAATTGCCGCTAGCCTGGGGCTCAGTGTTCGTGTCGCTGTGGCTCATGAGGTTTCTGTGAAAGGATTAG ATTCAGGACCCTCAACTGGGAAATCATATATCATGGAAGGA GGTATCAGCACTTATCTGGGAGCAGTTCCTATTGTTGAATGCCTGGAGAAGTACCAGCCAAATGTTATTATTACTTCACGGGTTGCTGATGCTGCATTATTTTTAGCACCAAtg GTTTATGAACTAGGTTGGAATTGGAATGACTTTGATCAGCTGGCACAGGGCTCTCTAGCTGGCCACCTTCTAGAGTGTGGCTGTCAACTCACTGGGGGATACTTCATGCATCCAG GAGATAAGTTTCGGGACATGTCTTTTCAGCATCTCCTTGATCTCTCTCTCCCTTATGCTGAAGTTAGCTGTGAAGGGGAAGTATGTGTGGCAAAGGCAGAGGGTAGTGGTGgggttttaaattttagaactTGTGCCCAACAACTTCTTTATGAGATTGGAGATCCAGGTGCTTATGTCACTCCGGATGTG GTAATTGACTTTCGGGATGTTTATTTTCAGTCCTTATCAAGCCATAAAGTTCTCTGTGCTGGAGCCAAACCTTCACCTAGGCCAGTGCCTGAGAAACTCGTACAGTTGGTTCCGAAG GACTGTGGATGGAAGGGATGGGGGGAAATATCTTATGGAGGGCAAGAATGTGTTAAACGTGCCAAAGCTGCTGAATATTTG GTTAGGTCATGGATGGAAGAAGTATTTCCTGGAAGTAATCAGCGTATACTTTCTTACATAATTGGACTTGATAGCTTGAAGGCAGCCTGCACTGATAATGATCCTTTGTTGTTGCGGGCTAGTCAAGATATTAGATTACGCATGGATGGTCTATTTGAGCTGAAGGATCAGGCCGTGGAATTTGCTCAAGAATTCACAGCTTTATATACAAACGGACCTGCTGGTGGTGGTGGAATCAG CACTGGACACAAGAAGGAGATTATTCTTGAAAAGCATCTG GTTGAACGTACACATGTTTTCTGGCAAACTGGGTTAAAATGCACTGATCTAGCAGATTCAAATGCTCATAAAAGTGCCCTTGCAGAAAATTTATCGAAAACCCATGCTTTGCTGGAAGCCTTATTGACAACAAAAGCTAGTCGGGACTTATGTGTGGACCATTGGTCACGAGAAGTTGATGCTTTCCCTGCTCCATCTGGCCAGAAGATTCCTCTTTATTCTGTATGCCATAGTAGGGTAGGCGACAAGGGAAATGAATTGAATTTCTCTATTATTCCGCATTTCCCGCCAGATGTAGAAAGGTTGAAGTTGATCATAACACCCCAGTGGGTGAAGAAAGTTGTGTCAACTCTTCTGAATCCCTCTTCATTTCCTGACTCTGTTGCTATCAAGAAGAGAGACCAATGGGTGAGTGAACATGTACAAGTAGAAATTTATGAAGTTAAAGGAATCCATTCTTTGAATGTTGTGGTTCGAAACATTCTAGACGGTGGTGTCAACTGCTCTCGGAGGATTGATCGGCATGGAAAAACCATATCAGATCTCATTCTGTGCCAGCAAGTTGTGTTACCTTGA
- the LOC123217705 gene encoding uncharacterized protein LOC123217705 isoform X1, producing the protein MEKQELDEIHHNCVIKLRVNPEKRREKVYIGCGAGFGGDRPMASLKLLQRVEQLNYLVLECLAERTLADRFQITLSGGHGYDSRISDWMNLLLPLAVDRGTCIITNMGAMDPPGAQEKVLEIAASLGLSVRVAVAHEVSVKGLDSGPSTGKSYIMEGGISTYLGAVPIVECLEKYQPNVIITSRVADAALFLAPMVYELGWNWNDFDQLAQGSLAGHLLECGCQLTGGYFMHPGDKFRDMSFQHLLDLSLPYAEVSCEGEVCVAKAEGSGGVLNFRTCAQQLLYEIGDPGAYVTPDVVIDFRDVYFQSLSSHKVLCAGAKPSPRPVPEKLVQLVPKDCGWKGWGEISYGGQECVKRAKAAEYLVRSWMEEVFPGSNQRILSYIIGLDSLKAACTDNDPLLLRASQDIRLRMDGLFELKDQAVEFAQEFTALYTNGPAGGGGISTGHKKEIILEKHLVERTHVFWQTGLKCTDLADSNAHKSALAENLSKTHALLEALLTTKASRDLCVDHWSREVDAFPAPSGQKIPLYSVCHSRVGDKGNELNFSIIPHFPPDVERLKLIITPQWVKKVVSTLLNPSSFPDSVAIKKRDQWVSEHVQVEIYEVKGIHSLNVVVRNILDGGVNCSRRIDRHGKTISDLILCQQVVLP; encoded by the exons ATGGAAAAGCAAGAGCTTGATGAGATTCATCATAACTGCGTGATCAAGctg AGAGTGAACCCTGAAAAGCGAAGAGAAAAGGTTTATATAGGATGTGGAGCTGGGTTTGGAGGTGACAGGCCTATGGCATCGCTGAAGTTGCTTCAGAGAGTTGAACAACTTAATTATCTTGTACTTGAATGCCTAGCGGAACGTACTCTTGCTGACCGTTTTCAGATTACGTTATCTGGTGGCCATGGTTACGACTCTCGAA TTTCTGATTGGATGAATTTGCTCTTACCATTGGCTGTGGACAGAGGAACCTGCATAATTACCAACATGGGTGCAA TGGATCCACCTGGCGCGCAAGAGAAGGTTCTAGAAATTGCCGCTAGCCTGGGGCTCAGTGTTCGTGTCGCTGTGGCTCATGAGGTTTCTGTGAAAGGATTAG ATTCAGGACCCTCAACTGGGAAATCATATATCATGGAAGGA GGTATCAGCACTTATCTGGGAGCAGTTCCTATTGTTGAATGCCTGGAGAAGTACCAGCCAAATGTTATTATTACTTCACGGGTTGCTGATGCTGCATTATTTTTAGCACCAAtg GTTTATGAACTAGGTTGGAATTGGAATGACTTTGATCAGCTGGCACAGGGCTCTCTAGCTGGCCACCTTCTAGAGTGTGGCTGTCAACTCACTGGGGGATACTTCATGCATCCAG GAGATAAGTTTCGGGACATGTCTTTTCAGCATCTCCTTGATCTCTCTCTCCCTTATGCTGAAGTTAGCTGTGAAGGGGAAGTATGTGTGGCAAAGGCAGAGGGTAGTGGTGgggttttaaattttagaactTGTGCCCAACAACTTCTTTATGAGATTGGAGATCCAGGTGCTTATGTCACTCCGGATGTG GTAATTGACTTTCGGGATGTTTATTTTCAGTCCTTATCAAGCCATAAAGTTCTCTGTGCTGGAGCCAAACCTTCACCTAGGCCAGTGCCTGAGAAACTCGTACAGTTGGTTCCGAAG GACTGTGGATGGAAGGGATGGGGGGAAATATCTTATGGAGGGCAAGAATGTGTTAAACGTGCCAAAGCTGCTGAATATTTG GTTAGGTCATGGATGGAAGAAGTATTTCCTGGAAGTAATCAGCGTATACTTTCTTACATAATTGGACTTGATAGCTTGAAGGCAGCCTGCACTGATAATGATCCTTTGTTGTTGCGGGCTAGTCAAGATATTAGATTACGCATGGATGGTCTATTTGAGCTGAAGGATCAGGCCGTGGAATTTGCTCAAGAATTCACAGCTTTATATACAAACGGACCTGCTGGTGGTGGTGGAATCAG CACTGGACACAAGAAGGAGATTATTCTTGAAAAGCATCTG GTTGAACGTACACATGTTTTCTGGCAAACTGGGTTAAAATGCACTGATCTAGCAGATTCAAATGCTCATAAAAGTGCCCTTGCAGAAAATTTATCGAAAACCCATGCTTTGCTGGAAGCCTTATTGACAACAAAAGCTAGTCGGGACTTATGTGTGGACCATTGGTCACGAGAAGTTGATGCTTTCCCTGCTCCATCTGGCCAGAAGATTCCTCTTTATTCTGTATGCCATAGTAGGGTAGGCGACAAGGGAAATGAATTGAATTTCTCTATTATTCCGCATTTCCCGCCAGATGTAGAAAGGTTGAAGTTGATCATAACACCCCAGTGGGTGAAGAAAGTTGTGTCAACTCTTCTGAATCCCTCTTCATTTCCTGACTCTGTTGCTATCAAGAAGAGAGACCAATGGGTGAGTGAACATGTACAAGTAGAAATTTATGAAGTTAAAGGAATCCATTCTTTGAATGTTGTGGTTCGAAACATTCTAGACGGTGGTGTCAACTGCTCTCGGAGGATTGATCGGCATGGAAAAACCATATCAGATCTCATTCTGTGCCAGCAAGTTGTGTTACCTTGA
- the LOC123217190 gene encoding DEAD-box ATP-dependent RNA helicase 8 — protein MNNSSRGRYPPGIGSGRGGINAANPSFQSNRPHQQYVQRNLVPQQFQQQQQWLRRNNFPGAESPAVDEVEKTVQSEAAIDPSSQDWKARLTIPPPDTRYKTEDVTATKGNEFEDYFLKRELLMGIYEKGFERPSPIQEESIPIALTGSDILARAKNGTGKTAAFCIPALEKIDLDNNVIQVVILVPTRELALQTSQVCKELGKHLKIQVMVTTGGTSLKDDIMRLYQPVHLLVGTPGRILDLAKKGVCILKDCSMLVMDEADKLLSPEFQPSIEQLIRFLPANRQILMFSATFPVTVKDFKDRYLQKPYVINLMDELTLKGITQYYAFVEERQKVHCLNTLFSKLQINQSIIFCNSVNRVELLAKKITELGYSCFYIHAKMLQDHRNRVFHDFRNGACRNLVCTDLFTRGIDIQAVNVVINFDFPKNSETYLHRVGRSGRFGHLGLAVNLITYEDRFNLYRIEQELGTEIKQIPPHIDQAIYCR, from the exons ATGAATAATAGTAGTAGAGGGAGGTATCCGCCGGGGATCGGCAGTGGCCGAGGTGGCATCAACGCAGCTAACCCTAGTTTTCAGTCCAACCGTCCTCACCAACAGTACGTGCAGCGGAATTTGGTCCCGCAACAGTTTCAACAGCAGCAGCAGTGGCTGAGACGAAACAATTTTCCTGGAGCTGAGTCTCCAGCTGTTGACGAGGTCGAGAAGACCGTTCAGTCCGAAGCCGCTATCGACCCAAG TTCACAAGATTGGAAGGCAAGGCTAACGATACCACCACCTGATACACGTTATAAAACAGAG GATGTGACAGCCACAAAAGGGAATGAATTTGAGGACTATTTTCTGAAACGAGAGCTACTTATGGGAATATATGAAAAAGGGTTTGAAAGACCGTCTCCTATTCAGGAAGAAAGTATTCCTATTGCTTTGACTGGTAGTGATATTCTTGCAAGAGCGAAAAATGGGACTGGGAAGACTGCTGCATTTTGCATTCCAGCCTTGGAAAAGATTGACCTAGATAACAATGTGATTCAGG TTGTTATCCTTGTTCCAACACGAGAGTTGGCACTTCAGACATCGCAGGTCTGTAAGGAGCTTGGGAAGCATTTGAAAATCCAAGTCATGGTTACCACAGGTGGTACCAGTCTTAAGGATGATATCATGCGTTTGTATCAACCGGTCCATTTGCTTGTTGGAACTCCTGGAAGAATTCTTGATCTTGCCAAAAAGGGTGTTTGCATTTTGAAAGATTGTTCAATGCTTGTAATGGATGAG GCTGATAAGCTCTTGTCACCCGAGTTTCAACCTTCAATTGAGCAGCTTATTCGTTTTCTGCCTGCAAATCGTCAAATTTTGATGTTCTCAGCCACATTCCCGGTTACTGTGAAGGACTTTAAAGATAGATACCTGCAAAAGCCCTATGTTATTAATCTCATGGATGAGCTTACTCTCAAGGGTATTACTCAATATTATGCATTTGTTGAAGAAAGGCAGAAAGTCCACTGCCTAAATACTCTTTTCTCTAAG CTgcaaataaatcaatcaatcatttTTTGCAATTCGGTGAATCGAGTTGAACTTTTGGCCAAGAAAATTACGGAACTTGGCTACTCTTGTTTTTACATTCATGCTAAGATGCTGCAAGATCATCGCAATAGAGTGTTTCATGACTTCCGCAACGGTGCATGCAGGAATCTTGTTTGTACTG ACCTGTTTACAAGAGGTATTGACATTCAAGCGGTGAATGTTGTCATAAACTTTGATTTTCCCAAGAACTCTGAGACATATCTGCACAGA GTTGGTCGATCAGGAAGGTTTGGACACCTTGGGTTAGCTGTAAATTTGATTACTTATGAGGATCGCTTTAACTT GTATAGGATTGAGCAAGAACTTGGTACTGAAATCAAGCAAATTCCTCCACATATTGATCAGGCAATTTACTGCCGGTAA
- the LOC123217705 gene encoding uncharacterized protein LOC123217705 isoform X2 → MEKQELDEIHHNCVIKLRVNPEKRREKVYIGCGAGFGGDRPMASLKLLQRVEQLNYLVLECLAERTLADRFQITLSGGHGYDSRISDWMNLLLPLAVDRGTCIITNMGAMDPPGAQEKVLEIAASLGLSVRVAVAHEVSVKGLGPSTGKSYIMEGGISTYLGAVPIVECLEKYQPNVIITSRVADAALFLAPMVYELGWNWNDFDQLAQGSLAGHLLECGCQLTGGYFMHPGDKFRDMSFQHLLDLSLPYAEVSCEGEVCVAKAEGSGGVLNFRTCAQQLLYEIGDPGAYVTPDVVIDFRDVYFQSLSSHKVLCAGAKPSPRPVPEKLVQLVPKDCGWKGWGEISYGGQECVKRAKAAEYLVRSWMEEVFPGSNQRILSYIIGLDSLKAACTDNDPLLLRASQDIRLRMDGLFELKDQAVEFAQEFTALYTNGPAGGGGISTGHKKEIILEKHLVERTHVFWQTGLKCTDLADSNAHKSALAENLSKTHALLEALLTTKASRDLCVDHWSREVDAFPAPSGQKIPLYSVCHSRVGDKGNELNFSIIPHFPPDVERLKLIITPQWVKKVVSTLLNPSSFPDSVAIKKRDQWVSEHVQVEIYEVKGIHSLNVVVRNILDGGVNCSRRIDRHGKTISDLILCQQVVLP, encoded by the exons ATGGAAAAGCAAGAGCTTGATGAGATTCATCATAACTGCGTGATCAAGctg AGAGTGAACCCTGAAAAGCGAAGAGAAAAGGTTTATATAGGATGTGGAGCTGGGTTTGGAGGTGACAGGCCTATGGCATCGCTGAAGTTGCTTCAGAGAGTTGAACAACTTAATTATCTTGTACTTGAATGCCTAGCGGAACGTACTCTTGCTGACCGTTTTCAGATTACGTTATCTGGTGGCCATGGTTACGACTCTCGAA TTTCTGATTGGATGAATTTGCTCTTACCATTGGCTGTGGACAGAGGAACCTGCATAATTACCAACATGGGTGCAA TGGATCCACCTGGCGCGCAAGAGAAGGTTCTAGAAATTGCCGCTAGCCTGGGGCTCAGTGTTCGTGTCGCTGTGGCTCATGAGGTTTCTGTGAAAGGATTAG GACCCTCAACTGGGAAATCATATATCATGGAAGGA GGTATCAGCACTTATCTGGGAGCAGTTCCTATTGTTGAATGCCTGGAGAAGTACCAGCCAAATGTTATTATTACTTCACGGGTTGCTGATGCTGCATTATTTTTAGCACCAAtg GTTTATGAACTAGGTTGGAATTGGAATGACTTTGATCAGCTGGCACAGGGCTCTCTAGCTGGCCACCTTCTAGAGTGTGGCTGTCAACTCACTGGGGGATACTTCATGCATCCAG GAGATAAGTTTCGGGACATGTCTTTTCAGCATCTCCTTGATCTCTCTCTCCCTTATGCTGAAGTTAGCTGTGAAGGGGAAGTATGTGTGGCAAAGGCAGAGGGTAGTGGTGgggttttaaattttagaactTGTGCCCAACAACTTCTTTATGAGATTGGAGATCCAGGTGCTTATGTCACTCCGGATGTG GTAATTGACTTTCGGGATGTTTATTTTCAGTCCTTATCAAGCCATAAAGTTCTCTGTGCTGGAGCCAAACCTTCACCTAGGCCAGTGCCTGAGAAACTCGTACAGTTGGTTCCGAAG GACTGTGGATGGAAGGGATGGGGGGAAATATCTTATGGAGGGCAAGAATGTGTTAAACGTGCCAAAGCTGCTGAATATTTG GTTAGGTCATGGATGGAAGAAGTATTTCCTGGAAGTAATCAGCGTATACTTTCTTACATAATTGGACTTGATAGCTTGAAGGCAGCCTGCACTGATAATGATCCTTTGTTGTTGCGGGCTAGTCAAGATATTAGATTACGCATGGATGGTCTATTTGAGCTGAAGGATCAGGCCGTGGAATTTGCTCAAGAATTCACAGCTTTATATACAAACGGACCTGCTGGTGGTGGTGGAATCAG CACTGGACACAAGAAGGAGATTATTCTTGAAAAGCATCTG GTTGAACGTACACATGTTTTCTGGCAAACTGGGTTAAAATGCACTGATCTAGCAGATTCAAATGCTCATAAAAGTGCCCTTGCAGAAAATTTATCGAAAACCCATGCTTTGCTGGAAGCCTTATTGACAACAAAAGCTAGTCGGGACTTATGTGTGGACCATTGGTCACGAGAAGTTGATGCTTTCCCTGCTCCATCTGGCCAGAAGATTCCTCTTTATTCTGTATGCCATAGTAGGGTAGGCGACAAGGGAAATGAATTGAATTTCTCTATTATTCCGCATTTCCCGCCAGATGTAGAAAGGTTGAAGTTGATCATAACACCCCAGTGGGTGAAGAAAGTTGTGTCAACTCTTCTGAATCCCTCTTCATTTCCTGACTCTGTTGCTATCAAGAAGAGAGACCAATGGGTGAGTGAACATGTACAAGTAGAAATTTATGAAGTTAAAGGAATCCATTCTTTGAATGTTGTGGTTCGAAACATTCTAGACGGTGGTGTCAACTGCTCTCGGAGGATTGATCGGCATGGAAAAACCATATCAGATCTCATTCTGTGCCAGCAAGTTGTGTTACCTTGA